Proteins encoded in a region of the Neodiprion lecontei isolate iyNeoLeco1 chromosome 5, iyNeoLeco1.1, whole genome shotgun sequence genome:
- the LOC107223614 gene encoding uncharacterized protein LOC107223614 codes for MYDTYDSASDTYSNTKKLLSELKVRVNRNSAPDNLTSQGSLPRIPLPTFSGKYSEWKSFSDLFLSFVGNREDISKVEKLVRLKSALKDEAASLLSNVSVAEDNYAPAWRTLIERYKNRRLLTSSHLNRLLGLTSLPRKSAQGLLALVSTTKEVLDALKALGLPVVHWDCIVVHVLTRILDSNTREVWEVRLGSRLVVPSLTEFLEFIAAQAQALENCERETAPSKAPANATKRPSYTHTASGTVQGDNDKAQPSSDKYTCLCCNGKHYITTCARFLSMTSADRRSLVEKSRLCYNCLGPHGANSCRSVKRCQKCEGKHHSLIHQGSPGDRTKAAPATTMAAATSDQPSTSDVKEGSLKVSETPPPPQPSRTSNHGQRAFSKKDAAQFSLNSEDFPQAVLLATARATAFNDDQGLSQAVRLLIDPGSELSFISEQVVNDLRLQRKAAAVSIIGIGGFNTGPTRGVVSLRIQSLLTDDSVTIYAYILMRLTTILPSFSSETIKRDLFNNLPLSDSKFLYQGPINALIGADAYDEIIEPQIVKSDSHGLIAQQTKLGWVISGPVDATVRHVRASHSAVRSGGSEDEDLSQIIQRYWIQEEISSTAGAETNPDDLICEQHFKDTHSRESTDRYIVRLPFKESTSLLGESKATALRCLRRVAKRLSTDASYRQLYTEFIKEHESLGHMEAVSDHSETSAAIYLPHLGVLKEDRVTTKLRVVFNGSCRTSSGVSINEILHAGGKLQVDASDVLIWLRRSRWIFETDIVKMFRQIKVHQDDWDYQRILWFDEDENFVTFRLTTVTYGMTCAPWLSLRVLHQLTEDEGHRFPLAVPSLTQGRYVDDIFGGSDTRDDIKAVILDLIGICNAGGFPLQKWNSNCPEILNELGLQPSPDTTIQFDDKAVSVLGMCWHPASNSLRFKAKVFASPTFKKRSVLSEISQVYDPLGFISPVIIRGKILIQELWLLKLQMTSLDTVFHLHGFSDASVAAMSAVVYIRTEHQGQPTTVSLVCAKTKVTPIKKPVIARLELTAALMLSKLMAYAQRMLGPSLEAEGVCAESGSKNSRNHPSRTVASRRWDRKSGGLRLKGYLALGPGKSPPLVDGPVMASVWDLLERYSRLSKLLQVTATVKRAIRRLRREKIYETSVLDTQELEEARIFWIKAIQNQFYGGVIKTLQDGFNVPTSDPIFRLTPFVDQQGILRIGGRLKFSNLSDEEKRPAILPRTSKFTDLIVEDAHKRTLHGGTRLTLACTRADKQLRRLFEQASAENNHLSASLASHGTKWIFNPAAAPHFGGKWEAAVKSVKHHLKRIMGDSILTYEEFTTLLVQIEAILNSRPLCPISDDPKDLAALTPGHFLIEESLITVPEPDCAIEIKLSTELWKQSNYSDNTHITTDLVIHQLILTPPQA; via the exons ATGTACGACACCTACGACTCGGCGTCGGACACCTACTCAAATACGAAGAAACTCCTTTCGGAATTGAAGGTCAGGGTGAACCGGAACTCGGCACCTGATAACCTCACGTCTCAAGGCTCCCTTCCTCGAATTCCTCTTCCAACTTTCTCCGGTAAATATTCGGAATGGAAATCATTTTCTGATCTTTTCCTCAGTTTTGTTGGCAACCGCGAGGACATCAGCAAGGTAGAGAAGCTTGTCCGTCTCAAGAGCGCGCTCAAGGATGAGGCTGCGAGTCTTCTGTCCAACGTATCAGTGGCTGAGGACAATTACGCTCCAGCCTGGCGGACATTGATCGAGCGGTATAAGAATCGCAGACTTCTGACGAGTTCTCATCTAAATAGACTCCTCGGGCTCACATCTCTGCCTCGGAAATCGGCTCAAGGACTTCTTGCGCTCGTATCGACGACCAAGGAAGTGCTCGATGCGCTCAAGGCGCTAGGACTCCCAGTTGTGCACTGGGATTGTATCGTCGTCCACGTACTCACGCGAATTCTCGACTCTAATACAAGAGAAGTGTGGGAAGTACGACTCGGATCAAGGCTCGTGGTTCCTTCACTTACGGAATTTCTCGAGTTTATCGCGGCTCAGGCCCAGGCCCTTGAGAACTGTGAACGGGAGACGGCTCCATCGAAGGCTCCCGCGAACGCAACGAAACGACCGAGTTATACGCACACGGCCTCGGGAACGGTCCAAGGTGACAACGACAAGGCGCAACCGTCATCGGATAAATATACGTGCTTATGCTGTAACGGCAAGCACTATATCACGACTTGCGCTCGTTTTCTCTCGATGACCTCTGCTGACAGACGAAGTTTGGTGGAGAAAAGTAGGCTCTGCTATAACTGCCTCGGCCCCCACGGAGCAAACTCGTGCCGTTCGGTAAAACGGTGCCAGAAATGTGAGGGAAAACATCATTCCCTCATTCATCAAGGGTCTCCAGGGGATCGGACGAAGGCGGCTCCGGCCACAACGATGGCGGCGGCAACATCGGACCAACCCTCGACATCCG ATGTGAAGGAGGGAAGTCTCAAGGTCTCGGAaacccctccccctcctcaaCCATCAAGGACATCGAACCACGGGCAGCGAGCGTTCAGCAAGAAGGACGCTGCGCAATTCTCCCTCAACTCGGAAGATTTCCCACAAGCAGTTTTACTGGCGACTGCTCGTGCAACAGCTTTCAACGACGATCAAGGACTTTCACAGGCGGTCAGACTACTGATCGATCCCGGTTCTGAACTCTCGTTCATCTCAGAGCAGGTGGTGAATGATCTTCGCTTACAACGGAAAGCAGCGGCTGTTTCAATCATCGGCATCGGAGGATTCAACACGGGTCCAACAAGGGGAGTAGTTTCTCTGAGAATCCAGTCGTTGTTAACTGACGACTCGGTTACAATTTACGCCTACATTCTCATGCGACTCACCACCATCCTGCCATCATTTTCATCGGAAACCATCAAACGCGATCTTTTCAACAATTTACCCCTTTCGGACTCAAAATTTCTTTATCAAGGACCAATCAACGCATTAATCGGAGCGGACGCTTACGACGAAATCATCGAGCCTCAAATCGTCAAGTCGGATTCACACGGTCTCATCGCACAGCAAACAAAACTCGGTTGGGTTATCTCCGGCCCGGTGGACGCAACAGTTCGTCACGTACGAGCATCACATTCAGCTGTGCGAAGCGGCGGCTCGGAGGATGAAGACCTCAGCCAGATAATACAACGGTATTGGATTCAGGAAGAAATCTCATCGACAGCAGGAGCGGAAACAAATCCGGACGATTTGATATGCGAGCAGCATTTCAAGGACACTCACTCAAGGGAGTCCACCGATCGTTATATCGTTCGGTTACCATTCAAGGAATCAACCTCGTTGCTCGGAGAGAGTAAGGCGACGGCTCTACGTTGCCTTCGACGAGTAGCAAAGCGGCTGTCGACGGACGCGTCATATCGGCAGCTGTACACGGAGTTCATCAAGGAACATGAATCTTTGGGCCACATGGAAGCGGTCTCTGACCACTCGGAAACATCGGCGGCGATATACCTCCCCCATCTTGGCGTCCTCAAAGAAGATCGCGTCACAACTAAACTCCGAGTTGTATTCAACGGATCGTGCCGAACCTCTTCAGGCGTATCTATTAACGAGATACTTCATGCGGGCGGCAAACTGCAGGTTGACGCTTCGGATGTCTTGATTTGGTTACGGCGATCGCGCTGGATCTTCGAGACGGATATCGTAAAGATGTTCCGTCAGATCAAGGTACATCAGGACGACTGGGATTACCAGCGTATATTGTGGTTTGACGAGGACGAAAACTTCGTAACATTTCGGTTGACTACGGTTACGTACGGGATGACGTGCGCTCCATGGCTTTCCCTCCGGGTTCTTCACCAACTGACGGAGGACGAAGGACATCGGTTCCCCCTCGCGGTACCATCCCTAACTCAGGGTCGTTATGTCGACGATATCTTCGGCGGTTCAGACACAAGGGACGACATCAAGGCGGTAATCCTCGACCTTATCGGAATATGCAACGCGGGCGGCTTTCCATTGCAAAAATGGAACTCAAATTGTCCGGAAATTCTCAACGAGTTGGGTCTTCAGCCTAGCCCCGACACCACGATTCAATTTGACGATAAGGCTGTAAGCGTGCTCGGCATGTGCTGGCATCCTGCCTCAAATAGTCTTCGCTTCAAGGCTAAGGTATTCGCCTCACCTACCTTTAAAAAACGGTCGGTGTTATCGGAGATATCTCAAGTTTACGATCCCCTCGGGTTCATTTCTCCGGTAATTATTCGAGGGAAGATCCTTATACAGGAACTGTGGCTCCTCAAG TTACAGATGACTTCCTTGGACACGGTTTTCCATTTGCACGGGTTCTCGGACGCATCGGTAGCCGCGATGAGTGCCGTAGTATACATCAGGACGGAACATCAAGGACAACCCACGACGGTTTCACTGGTCTGCGCCAAGACGAAGGTCACGCCGATCAAGAAACCCGTCATCGCGCGGCTAGAGCTCACGGCTGCACTGATGCTCTCTAAATTGATGGCCTACGCCCAACGAATGTTGGGA CCATCCCTCGAGGCGGAAGGAGTTTGTGCGGAATCGGGtagcaaaaattcaagaaatcaTCCCTCAAGGACAGTGGCGTCACGTAGATGGGATAGAAAATCCGGCGGATTGCGCCTCAAGGGGTATCTCGCCCTCGGACCTGGAAAATCACCCCCTTTGGTGGACGGGCCCGTCATG GCATCGGTTTGGGATCTTCTCGAGCGATACTCGAGACTCTCAAAGTTGCTCCAAGTAACAGCAACGGTAAAACGCGCTATCAGGCGGCTACGTCGGGAGAAAATTTACGAAACCTCAGTTCTCGATACACAAGAACTCGAGGAAGCTCGAATATTCTGGATCAAGGCCATACAAAACCAATTCTACGGGGGAGTTATTAAAACGCTTCAGGACGGCTTCAACGTACCAACATCGGATCCAATTTTTCGACTAACGCCTTTCGTGGATCAACAAGGAATTCTGCGGATCGGGGGGAGATTAAAATTCTCGAACCTCTCGGACGAGGAAAAACGACCGGCAATACTTCCCCGGACATCAAAGTTCACAGACCTCATCGTCGAGGATGCGCACAAGCGGACTCTTCACGGCGGAACTCGACTTACTCTCGCGTGTACAC GAGCGGATAAACAACTTCGGAGACTCTTCGAGCAAGCCTCAGCAGAGAACAACCATCTATCGGCTTCCCTCGCATCCCACGGTACAAAATGGATCTTCAACCCAGCGGCGGCTCCTCATTTCGGCGGAAAATGGGAAGCTGCAGTCAAATCGGTAAAGCACCACCTCAAACGGATCATGGGGGACTCGATCCTTACCTATGAGGAATTTACAACCCTCCTGGTCCAGATCGAGGCCATTTTAAACTCTCGGCCTCTCTGCCCTATATCGGACGACCCAAAGGACCTTGCGGCTCTCACTCCTGGTCATTTTCTGATCGAAGAGTCGCTCATCACGGTTCCGGAGCCAGACT GTGCCATAGAAATCAAACTATCAACAGAGTTGTGGAAGCAGAGTAACTACTCCGACAACACTCACATCACGACTGACCTCGTAATTCATCAGCTCATTCTTACACCTCCTCAAGCATGA
- the LOC124294615 gene encoding uncharacterized protein LOC124294615 isoform X2 has protein sequence MPFPKSRKSTFNIQWLNEDQFSPWLKECKNDKFAFYCIMCKKTVLLSNMGRQTLTSHMKGRKHEHTARSQNNTYGIGVFLSPKTVGVPKSTTLRLDGSLIANVEKIAEVQETEKTGTISQPSTSTQLESTSLSHILPKQRGMDRFIEKEKVTRAKIIWCLQTVFCHLSLAAAGKCTEIFKLMFDENGTAKAMILGPNKMGYTILHGLAPFFKNESYYVGRSLDCF, from the exons ATGCCTTTTCCTAAATCAAGGAAATCCACGTTCAATATTCAATGGCTTAACGAAGATCAGTTTTCGCCATGGCTGAaagaatgcaaaaatgacAAGTTTGCATTTTATTGCATCATGTGTAAGAAAACCGTGCTGCTGAGCAACATGGGCCGACAGACTTTAACTAGTCACATGAAAGGACGTAAACACGAACACACTGCGAGGAGTCAAAATAATACTTATGGAATCGGAGTATTTCTATCACCGAAAACAGTAGGCGTCCCAAAATCTACTACACTTAGACTTG ATGGAAGTTTGATtgcaaatgttgaaaaaatagcCGAAGTACAAGAAACTGAGAAGACAGGAACGATTTCGCAACCAAGCACGTCAACACAACTAGAATCAACGTCCCTCTCGCACATACTACCAAAGCAGCGGGGAATGGATCGTTTcattgaaaaagagaaagttACGCGAGCAAAGATAATCTGGTGTCTTCAGACTGTATTCTGCCACCTATCCCTTGCTGCTGCAGGGAAATGcacagaaattttcaaactaatGTTTGATGAAAATGGGACAGCTAAAGCAATGATACTGGGCCCCAACAAAATGGGTTATACAATTTTGCATGGCCTTGCCCCGTTCTTTAAAAATGA GTCATACTACGTCGGCCGATCTCTTGACTGCTTTTAA
- the LOC124294615 gene encoding uncharacterized protein LOC124294615 isoform X1 — MKKAMKDKFMRAKLAFFQTIAAEVEPFLTAYQTEQPMVPYLYTDLNEIIISIMGRFVKEEVLEQSTSVCDVDVSKAENLEESKNFNIGHDTRSAFRAMDGFNTKEVLLFRQDCLRSLQMFCRKLQDKSPITYRLTKALSFCDPRIILESRNIASKRLSAALTEFVSHKWISGISADRIEREFKALSAKPAVIEQLKEFTRDERLDHFWKNMAVSNNLSSEFMSFVKKLFVMSHGNASVERGFSVNGECLVENQSEKSLVAQRLIWEAIRSAGGVDKVSITKHMIHYARNSRARYYEDLENQKKEVTEKKRQENERKRANQIVKELQSKKRKVMAEAHKEAEILDDQIRAISKI, encoded by the coding sequence ATGAAAAAGGCCATGAAGGACAAGTTTATGAGGGCTAAGCTCGCATTTTTCCAAACTATTGCTGCTGAAGTAGAGCCATTTTTGACTGCCTATCAAACTGAACAACCGATGGTGCCATATCTTTACACTGATctgaatgaaataattatttcaatcatgGGCCGATTTGTTAAAGAAGAAGTATTGGAACAGTCCACGTCAGTGTGTGACGTGGATGTTTCAAAAGCGGAAAATCTAgaagaatcaaaaaatttcaacatcggACATGACACTCGTTCAGCGTTTCGGGCAATGGACGGTTTTAATACAAAAGAGGTACTTCTTTTCAGGCAAGATTGCCTACGGTCTCTACAAATGTTTTGCCGAAAACTGCAAGACAAATCCCCTATCACGTATCGTCTGACGAAAGCTCTTTCTTTCTGTGATCCTAGAATTATCCTAGAATCTCGAAACATCGCCTCAAAACGACTTTCGGCCGCCTTGACTGAGTTCGTTTCTCATAAGTGGATCAGTGGCATCTCAGCAGATAGAATCGAACGAGAATTTAAAGCGTTAAGCGCAAAGCCAGCAGTAATCGAACAGCTAAAGGAGTTCACAAGAGACGAGCGGTTGGACCATTTTTGGAAAAACATGGCTGTAAGCAACAATCTTTCCTCAGAGTTTATGTCATTCGTCAAAAAGCTCTTTGTCATGTCACACGGAAACGCGTCTGTCGAAAGAGGATTTTCAGTGAACGGTGAGTGTCTGGTTGAGAATCaatcggaaaaatcgttagTTGCCCAGAGACTTATATGGGAAGCTATTCGAAGTGCAGGAGGAGTTGACAAAGTATCTATCACTAAGCACATGATCCACTATGCGAGAAATTCTCGTGCTAGATATTATGAAGATCTTGAGAATCAGAAAAAAGAggtaacagaaaaaaaacgtcaagaaaacgagagaaagagagcgaaCCAGATAGTAAAAGAATTACAATCAAAGAAACGAAAAGTAATGGCAGAAGCACACAAAGAAGCCGAGATATTGGATGACCAAATCCGTGCCATttctaaaatttaa